Proteins co-encoded in one Thermostichus vulcanus str. 'Rupite' genomic window:
- a CDS encoding 2Fe-2S iron-sulfur cluster-binding protein, translating into MVKRVRLDPIAQVSEIATNSNLLSVLLQEDLNVLKECGGRGLCATCHVYVKEGMESLSGLTKREQRTLEVITTCKPNSRLACQARVLGEGVVVELPAGMYVNAFKDIEALVGRRAEQPLLHPVTGITLVQEGKLITRSVLESVKGLDFDIQQMLAQSSQEF; encoded by the coding sequence ATGGTCAAGCGTGTGCGGTTGGATCCGATCGCTCAGGTGTCGGAAATTGCCACCAATAGCAATCTGCTCTCGGTACTCCTGCAAGAGGATCTCAATGTCCTGAAAGAGTGTGGCGGGCGTGGCCTCTGCGCCACCTGTCATGTGTACGTCAAAGAGGGGATGGAATCCCTGTCTGGCTTGACCAAACGGGAACAACGCACCCTCGAGGTGATCACCACCTGCAAGCCCAATTCTCGCCTCGCCTGTCAAGCGCGTGTGCTCGGGGAAGGCGTGGTGGTGGAATTGCCCGCAGGGATGTATGTCAACGCCTTCAAAGATATCGAGGCTCTGGTTGGGCGGCGGGCAGAACAACCGCTATTGCACCCTGTAACGGGGATAACCCTGGTGCAGGAAGGAAAGCTGATCACCCGTTCGGTGTTGGAGTCGGTGAAAGGGTTAGACTTCGACATCCAGCAAATGTTGGCCCAGAGCAGTCAGGAGTTTTGA